In Deltaproteobacteria bacterium, a single window of DNA contains:
- a CDS encoding S41 family peptidase — MRHGNINTKLKRQFSILLVTLLTFLPLYADPKKEEEAKVPPVPYEELDLFAKVYHYIQNHYVEEVDGKKVIEGAIDGMLRSLDPHSSFLRRDVYNELKVDTEGQFGGIGIEITIKDEVLTVVTPLEGTPAYKAKIEAGDKIIKIDGTPTREMSLADAVSKMRGKKGSKITLTLVREGKKQPFDVVLTREVIHIQSVRSELLEKQYGYVRINSFQEGTSRELTKALQRLGKGTLLKGLILDLRNNPGGLLDEAIAVVDSFLKEGVIVSTKSRDQETDRKLAQDDGNEPNYPIVLLINGGSASASEIVAGALQDHHKAVLLGTTTFGKGSVQTVYELDKGTALKLTIARYYTASGRSIQAEGIKPDIVATQEAPSSSESSQSSIREKDLKGHLEEEERKFAKEKESEIDHQKQLALNYLKGLEAFVPPQQK; from the coding sequence CCCTCTCTATGCCGATCCCAAGAAGGAAGAGGAGGCAAAGGTTCCGCCGGTCCCATACGAAGAGCTCGATCTCTTCGCAAAGGTCTACCATTACATCCAAAACCATTACGTTGAAGAGGTCGATGGCAAAAAGGTGATTGAGGGGGCGATTGACGGGATGCTCCGCTCGCTCGATCCCCACTCCAGTTTTTTAAGGCGTGATGTCTACAACGAGCTCAAGGTCGATACGGAGGGACAATTTGGGGGTATCGGTATCGAAATTACAATAAAAGATGAGGTGCTGACCGTTGTCACCCCGCTTGAGGGGACACCGGCCTATAAGGCGAAGATCGAGGCCGGCGACAAGATCATCAAGATCGATGGCACTCCCACTAGAGAGATGTCACTCGCCGATGCCGTTTCAAAGATGCGCGGCAAGAAGGGGTCCAAAATTACGCTCACGTTGGTGCGAGAAGGGAAGAAGCAACCGTTCGACGTCGTGCTCACGCGTGAGGTGATCCATATCCAGAGTGTCCGGTCCGAACTTCTTGAGAAACAGTATGGCTATGTCCGGATCAATTCATTTCAGGAAGGGACGAGCCGTGAACTCACCAAGGCGTTACAACGACTAGGCAAGGGGACCCTCCTGAAAGGACTCATCCTCGATCTTCGAAACAATCCCGGTGGACTTCTGGATGAGGCAATCGCTGTCGTCGATTCCTTTCTCAAAGAGGGGGTCATTGTATCGACCAAGAGTCGTGATCAGGAGACCGATCGTAAACTGGCTCAGGACGACGGCAATGAGCCTAATTATCCGATCGTTCTCCTCATTAACGGCGGCTCGGCCTCCGCCTCGGAGATCGTTGCGGGGGCGTTGCAGGACCACCACAAGGCGGTCCTCCTGGGAACGACCACCTTTGGCAAGGGCTCTGTTCAAACCGTTTATGAGCTCGATAAGGGGACGGCGCTTAAGCTCACGATTGCGCGCTACTACACCGCCTCGGGTCGCTCCATCCAGGCCGAGGGGATCAAACCGGATATCGTGGCAACCCAAGAGGCGCCCAGCTCATCTGAATCCTCCCAATCCTCTATTCGTGAAAAAGACCTTAAAGGGCATCTGGAAGAGGAGGAGAGAAAATTCGCAAAAGAGAAGGAATCCGAGATTGACCATCAAAAACAGCTGGCACTCAATTATCTCAAGGGGCTCGAGGCGTTTGTCCCACCGCAACAAAAATAG